Below is a genomic region from Roseovarius arcticus.
ACGCGCCCCGTGCGCCCGCGCCTGAGCGCCCCCAGCAGGCCCGCAGCGAGGCCCCGGTGCCCGAAGTCGCGCAAGTCGAAGATCCTGCACCTGCGGCGGAGCCAGAGCCAGAGGTGGCCCCCGTTCCGGATGAAGTCGTTGTTGACGTTCCCGACGATATGCTGGCCCTCGCCGCCGCTATCAGCGAAGGCATCACGCCCATGGCGGAGCTAGACGATGCGCCAAACGCCCCGCTGCCCGGTGCAGAAGAAGGCACCGCCGACGAGGACGAACAGGCCGAGCAAACCGATGGCAATATGGCCGCATCGCTGCGCCCACGTGCGCGCCCGGCGGACTTGCGCAACGTTCTGCAGGTCGCCGCTGCTGCGCCCGAAGGCGGGGTTCGCGACGTCGATCCCGACTCTATCGCCATTGGCACGCGCCTGGCGCAGCTGGGCGCCTTCGCAAGCGAGGAAATTGCGCGCGACGAATGGACCAGACTTGGCAGCCGCTTCGAAGAATATCTGGCTGGTAAGGACCGCGTCATCCAAAAGGCCACCAGCGGCGGGCGTACATTTTATCGCCTGCGTGCGATGGGCTTTGACGATCTGGCCGATGCGCGGCGCTTTTGCTCGGCTCTTGTGGCCGAGAAAGCTGAATGTATCCCAGTCGTTACACGATAATCCTAATCTAAGAGAGCATGGCAATGATGCGCTTTGGTGCCACTATACTGGACGCGGCGGGGCATAGGCTAAGTGCGGACGAAAAACGCTTCTTTGCCGACGCAGATCCATTCGGTTTCATCCTCTTTGCGCGCA
It encodes:
- a CDS encoding SPOR domain-containing protein gives rise to the protein MADFHTRDAADDDAGSVYGTAQTAPRWDGDKPQNPVSRATYALGSIISVGLVIGLGVWGYKLLVRDVSGVPVIRAVQGPMRVQPEDPGGRQTLNQGLSVNDVAALGTAAAAPDELILAPAPLDLSEEDAPRAPAPERPQQARSEAPVPEVAQVEDPAPAAEPEPEVAPVPDEVVVDVPDDMLALAAAISEGITPMAELDDAPNAPLPGAEEGTADEDEQAEQTDGNMAASLRPRARPADLRNVLQVAAAAPEGGVRDVDPDSIAIGTRLAQLGAFASEEIARDEWTRLGSRFEEYLAGKDRVIQKATSGGRTFYRLRAMGFDDLADARRFCSALVAEKAECIPVVTR